From one Acetomicrobium sp. S15 = DSM 107314 genomic stretch:
- a CDS encoding ABC transporter permease subunit, with product MAKRLLATVPVLIGVSILIFVMLNIIPGDPVTVMMKERISPDVVEKVKAQMGLDDPLIVRYFRFIGGALRGDFGLSYKLNRPVSQLIIQAFPNTLALALAAALVSWLIGIPAGVLSALKPNTIVDRVFMGFSVAGISMPIFWSALLMQYLFALKLGWLPVSGFYGAKYLLMPALALGWSAAGIIARLSRSSLLDVMQKDYIRTARAKGLSEVQVIICHALKNALLPVVTVMAIQVASFLSGAVITESVFGIPGLGRLAIDAIRTRDMPLLEGSVLFATFLVVMGNAVADILYSTLDPRIRYGR from the coding sequence GTGGCGAAGAGGCTGTTGGCGACCGTTCCGGTCCTGATAGGCGTTTCGATCCTTATTTTCGTAATGCTCAACATCATACCTGGCGATCCTGTAACCGTAATGATGAAGGAGCGCATAAGCCCGGACGTTGTAGAGAAAGTGAAGGCTCAAATGGGCCTCGATGATCCTTTGATAGTGCGTTACTTTCGCTTCATCGGAGGCGCCCTTCGCGGCGACTTCGGGCTTTCATATAAGCTCAACAGGCCGGTGAGCCAGTTGATCATACAGGCTTTTCCCAACACCCTCGCCCTTGCCCTCGCGGCCGCGCTCGTCTCTTGGCTCATCGGCATTCCCGCGGGGGTCCTTTCGGCCTTGAAGCCGAATACGATTGTAGACAGAGTCTTTATGGGTTTTTCTGTGGCAGGCATCTCCATGCCGATATTTTGGTCTGCCTTGCTCATGCAATATCTCTTTGCCCTCAAACTCGGATGGCTTCCAGTGTCCGGCTTTTACGGAGCCAAATATCTGTTGATGCCGGCCCTGGCGCTCGGATGGAGCGCTGCCGGGATTATAGCGCGACTCTCGCGGTCGAGTCTCTTGGACGTGATGCAGAAAGACTACATCAGAACCGCGAGGGCGAAGGGTTTGAGCGAAGTGCAGGTCATCATCTGTCACGCACTGAAGAACGCCCTTTTGCCGGTAGTCACAGTAATGGCAATTCAGGTAGCGAGCTTCCTCTCCGGCGCGGTTATAACGGAGAGCGTTTTCGGCATACCAGGCTTGGGGAGGCTTGCCATCGACGCGATAAGAACGCGGGACATGCCGCTTCTTGAGGGTTCGGTCTTGTTCGCCACGTTCCTCGTCGTGATGGGCAATGCGGTGGCGGACATTTTGTATTCTACCCTGGATCCGCGGATACGCTATGGCAGGTAA
- a CDS encoding ABC transporter ATP-binding protein codes for MIQKLMSVEGLVVRFFTRKGTVRAVDGVSFDVDDGSIIGLVGESGCGKSATALSIMGLLGPAGKTISGSVYFEGEDLLRLSPKEVRQIRGKEISMVFQEPMSALNPVRSVGEQVAEPLKIHVGLSGGEARLRAIEVLEEVGIPDAASRYDQYPHQFSGGMGQRAMIAMALICEPKLLIADEPTTALDVTIQAQIISLLHSLRERLHMAVLLITHDFGVVAELCDAVNVMYAGVIVEQGNVVDIFDDPLHPYTRGLLRSMPRAKGKQGKLEAIGGAVPSLIELPQGCRFHPRCKHATERCLSEEPPIFQVDEDRFTRCWLFEGQMKS; via the coding sequence ATGATACAAAAGCTGATGTCCGTCGAAGGGCTTGTGGTTCGTTTCTTCACGAGAAAGGGCACGGTGCGCGCCGTAGACGGCGTTTCTTTCGACGTCGACGATGGAAGCATTATCGGCCTGGTCGGTGAGTCCGGCTGCGGCAAGAGCGCCACGGCCCTTTCAATCATGGGCCTTTTGGGTCCGGCAGGAAAAACTATAAGCGGCAGCGTCTACTTCGAGGGCGAAGATCTCTTGAGGCTCTCGCCCAAGGAGGTGCGCCAAATCAGGGGCAAGGAGATATCTATGGTCTTTCAGGAGCCGATGAGTGCGTTAAATCCTGTGCGGTCAGTAGGTGAGCAGGTGGCAGAGCCGCTTAAAATCCATGTCGGTCTGTCCGGCGGCGAGGCGAGACTGCGCGCCATCGAGGTGCTTGAGGAAGTGGGCATACCCGATGCGGCGTCCAGGTATGATCAATACCCCCATCAGTTTTCCGGAGGTATGGGGCAGCGGGCGATGATAGCCATGGCACTCATCTGCGAGCCGAAGCTCCTCATAGCCGATGAGCCCACAACTGCGCTGGATGTCACGATACAGGCTCAGATCATAAGTTTGTTACATTCATTGAGAGAACGCTTGCACATGGCAGTGCTTCTGATAACTCATGATTTCGGCGTAGTCGCAGAGCTTTGCGATGCGGTGAACGTCATGTATGCCGGGGTCATTGTGGAGCAGGGAAATGTCGTAGATATTTTTGACGACCCGCTTCATCCCTATACGCGAGGCCTCCTCCGTTCCATGCCCAGGGCAAAGGGAAAGCAAGGAAAGCTTGAGGCCATCGGCGGCGCTGTGCCGAGTTTAATTGAGCTTCCTCAGGGGTGTCGCTTTCACCCTCGGTGTAAGCATGCGACGGAAAGGTGTCTTAGCGAAGAACCCCCCATCTTTCAAGTGGATGAAGATAGGTTTACGCGCTGCTGGCTCTTCGAAGGCCAGATGAAGTCATGA
- a CDS encoding ABC transporter ATP-binding protein yields MRSLRKSFLSKSGIFRRRRITVHAVDGIDLDIYKGKTYALVGESGCGKSTLARLVMRLVEPTSGNIYYKGKDLLSVSVKEMNEIRKSMQIIFQNPYASLDPRMSVRKALAEPFKAHGLWDDDEESERKLLHLLDLVGLDREALNRYPHQFSGGQRQRICIARALALRPEFLVCDEPLSALDLSIQAQILNLLMELQERFGFTYLFITHDLSVVRHIADRVFVMLLGKIVEAGSAEEIFDSPRHPYTHLLLSAVPVLDPRARGRRRLSSVGEIPSPLEVPPGCRFQTRCPFAKELCRVKEPLLDGNAHAVACHFPLSQKR; encoded by the coding sequence GTGCGTAGCTTGAGGAAGAGCTTCCTTAGTAAATCAGGGATCTTTAGACGACGGCGTATAACGGTCCATGCCGTCGATGGAATTGACTTGGATATATATAAAGGCAAGACGTACGCCCTGGTTGGTGAGTCCGGCTGCGGCAAGAGCACGCTCGCCAGGCTTGTTATGCGCCTGGTCGAGCCGACGAGCGGGAACATCTACTACAAGGGTAAAGACTTGCTCTCTGTTTCGGTAAAAGAGATGAACGAGATCCGCAAAAGTATGCAAATAATCTTCCAAAACCCATATGCGTCTTTGGATCCGCGCATGTCGGTGAGGAAAGCCCTTGCAGAACCCTTTAAGGCGCATGGTCTGTGGGACGATGACGAAGAGTCGGAAAGGAAGCTCCTTCATTTGCTCGATCTTGTCGGTTTGGACAGAGAGGCCCTCAACAGATACCCTCATCAATTCAGTGGCGGTCAGCGCCAGCGGATTTGCATAGCGAGGGCTTTAGCTTTAAGGCCTGAGTTTTTGGTTTGCGATGAGCCCCTGTCAGCCTTAGACCTATCCATTCAGGCTCAAATCCTCAACCTGCTGATGGAGCTCCAGGAGCGCTTCGGCTTTACCTATCTTTTCATCACTCACGATCTAAGCGTCGTGAGGCATATCGCCGATCGAGTTTTCGTGATGCTGCTTGGCAAGATCGTGGAGGCCGGTAGCGCAGAGGAGATATTCGATTCGCCGCGTCATCCTTATACGCATCTCCTCCTTTCTGCGGTGCCCGTTCTCGACCCTCGCGCGAGGGGAAGAAGGCGCCTTTCGTCCGTGGGTGAGATCCCGAGCCCGCTCGAAGTTCCTCCGGGTTGCCGATTTCAGACGCGTTGCCCCTTTGCGAAAGAGCTTTGTAGGGTCAAGGAGCCGCTCCTCGATGGCAATGCCCATGCTGTGGCGTGCCATTTCCCCCTCAGTCAAAAGCGCTGA
- a CDS encoding ImmA/IrrE family metallo-endopeptidase — protein MFLHIPPSPPTITYNANSLNVRCRFSIAHELGHYVLKHRPISFSELFNGDLSRDARQEREACACCSFISSCVYAT, from the coding sequence ATGTTTTTGCACATCCCTCCATCGCCGCCGACAATAACCTACAACGCAAACAGCTTAAACGTTCGATGCAGGTTTTCCATAGCTCACGAGCTCGGGCACTACGTGCTCAAACACAGGCCCATATCGTTTTCGGAGTTGTTTAACGGCGACCTATCGCGCGACGCGAGGCAGGAACGCGAGGCGTGCGCATGCTGTTCTTTTATATCGTCTTGCGTGTATGCTACGTAA
- a CDS encoding EF-Tu C-terminal domain-related protein, whose amino-acid sequence ALEEGLRFAVREGGHTVGAGVVTKILD is encoded by the coding sequence AGCCCTCGAAGAAGGCTTAAGGTTTGCAGTCAGAGAAGGCGGTCACACCGTAGGTGCTGGTGTGGTAACGAAGATATTGGATTAA
- a CDS encoding ABC transporter permease translates to MAGKGRNRIPCALRQKVRVGLWQETLARFRENSMAMIGFYVIAGVVIVALFAPLISFHDPYEINLRQRLLLPSGVHILGTDAFGRDLFSRIIYGARISLLVGLVPSFISMGIGSAVGVTSGYLGGKVDFILMRIADIVIAFPSLLLAMVVMYTLGAGLSNIFIALSFVGWAEAARVVRSQVLSLREQEFVEAAKAMGVGRCAIMARHIFPNCLPSLVVLFTLKVPEFILAEASLSFLGVGAQPPVPSWGLLVSQGKEFIFSAPWVVAFPGGAIFLVALAFNFIGDGLREALDPYLKR, encoded by the coding sequence ATGGCAGGTAAGGGTAGAAATCGCATTCCCTGCGCTTTGAGGCAAAAGGTCCGCGTTGGCCTGTGGCAAGAAACCTTAGCACGTTTCAGGGAAAATTCGATGGCGATGATCGGCTTTTATGTAATCGCTGGCGTCGTCATCGTAGCTTTATTTGCGCCACTGATCTCTTTTCATGATCCATACGAAATAAATTTGCGCCAGCGGCTGCTCCTTCCATCGGGGGTCCACATCCTCGGCACAGATGCCTTCGGCCGAGATCTGTTTTCGCGCATAATATACGGCGCAAGGATATCGCTCCTTGTCGGCCTCGTACCGAGCTTTATATCCATGGGTATAGGCTCTGCAGTCGGCGTAACGAGCGGCTATCTCGGCGGCAAGGTTGATTTTATCCTCATGAGGATTGCAGACATTGTGATAGCCTTTCCGTCCCTCCTTTTGGCGATGGTCGTGATGTATACCCTCGGGGCTGGGCTTTCCAACATATTTATAGCCCTTAGCTTCGTCGGGTGGGCAGAGGCTGCGAGGGTGGTGCGATCGCAGGTGCTGTCGCTCAGAGAACAAGAGTTCGTCGAGGCCGCCAAGGCAATGGGCGTGGGAAGGTGCGCTATCATGGCGAGGCATATATTTCCCAATTGCCTGCCGTCGCTGGTCGTGCTTTTTACGCTCAAGGTGCCCGAGTTTATCTTAGCGGAGGCCAGCCTCTCCTTCTTGGGAGTTGGGGCACAGCCGCCCGTCCCGAGCTGGGGACTGCTTGTGTCGCAGGGGAAAGAGTTCATCTTCTCCGCGCCGTGGGTTGTCGCCTTTCCAGGAGGGGCGATTTTTCTGGTCGCACTGGCCTTCAATTTCATCGGTGACGGCCTCAGAGAGGCTTTGGATCCCTACCTAAAGCGATGA
- a CDS encoding ABC transporter substrate-binding protein, with protein MRFSKWLCAVGVAFICIANGAGTALAQGSKTLRVPYLEDPKTADCQTQTISYLLPLNCFDRLVECITVGPGESKIVPGLAERWEISDDGRVYTFYLRKGVFFHHGKELTADDVVYTFDRMLDPDTKALNTDILDWVEGAKERMDGKAIYTKGLEALDRYTVQITLRGPYAPFLAVMASPQASIYNREFTIKSGSRFGLTPETTSGTGPFVMKEYVLNDHLLLVANEGYYRGRPQLDEILVRITPDPETLRMLFEAGEIDIFDCDYAVSQIPYFTNHPRWKDYVASSPRVGIYYYSVNQRIKPFDDVRVRKALQMAIDRKLILDELFYGKGHLENGIMPRGLICHNPDLPVIEYDPEKAKALLAQAGYPDGVEMEIAQVSGARQWLRINEVVQAMLREAGFKAHIQQMDEAAFYATRSAGDLPSYVQVWSADFNDPDNFFYTFFAPRNTVARSFNYESQEVFDALEKGRSLSNQGERCELYRKLEQVIVQRDAAWVPLFSLEHVYVLQPRVKNFVAPWNGWSDMSYYDIRLED; from the coding sequence GTGAGATTTTCTAAGTGGCTGTGTGCGGTTGGTGTCGCTTTTATTTGTATCGCCAATGGTGCTGGGACGGCTTTGGCGCAGGGCAGCAAGACACTACGGGTACCGTACTTGGAAGATCCGAAGACTGCGGATTGTCAGACCCAAACGATATCGTATCTCTTACCGTTAAACTGCTTCGACAGGCTGGTGGAATGTATCACCGTAGGACCTGGAGAGTCGAAGATCGTCCCAGGTTTGGCGGAAAGATGGGAGATCTCAGACGACGGCAGGGTCTATACTTTTTATTTAAGGAAAGGGGTCTTCTTTCATCACGGCAAAGAGCTCACAGCGGACGATGTGGTCTATACCTTTGATCGCATGCTCGATCCCGATACCAAGGCTTTGAACACCGACATCCTCGACTGGGTAGAGGGGGCCAAGGAGAGGATGGACGGCAAGGCGATATACACCAAGGGGTTGGAGGCCTTAGACCGCTACACTGTTCAGATAACATTGAGAGGGCCATACGCGCCGTTTTTGGCCGTCATGGCAAGCCCTCAGGCGAGCATTTATAACAGGGAGTTTACCATCAAGTCAGGCAGCAGGTTCGGCCTCACTCCCGAAACGACGTCCGGCACGGGTCCCTTCGTAATGAAAGAGTATGTATTGAACGATCATCTGCTCCTCGTGGCAAACGAGGGTTATTACAGGGGGAGACCTCAGTTGGATGAGATCCTGGTGAGGATAACCCCCGATCCGGAGACGCTCAGGATGCTCTTTGAAGCCGGCGAGATCGACATATTCGACTGCGATTACGCTGTCTCTCAGATACCCTATTTTACGAACCATCCCAGGTGGAAGGATTACGTGGCGAGCAGTCCGAGGGTGGGCATTTATTACTACAGCGTAAATCAGAGGATAAAGCCCTTCGACGACGTGCGCGTTCGCAAGGCGCTTCAGATGGCCATCGACAGGAAACTCATCTTGGATGAGCTGTTTTACGGGAAAGGTCATTTAGAAAACGGCATTATGCCGAGGGGATTGATTTGTCATAATCCGGATCTGCCCGTTATAGAATATGATCCCGAAAAGGCTAAGGCATTATTGGCTCAAGCTGGTTACCCCGATGGGGTGGAGATGGAGATAGCCCAAGTGAGCGGAGCCAGGCAGTGGCTGAGGATAAATGAGGTGGTCCAGGCGATGCTCAGGGAAGCGGGCTTCAAGGCGCATATTCAACAGATGGACGAAGCCGCCTTTTACGCCACGCGCAGCGCTGGTGATCTGCCGTCTTATGTCCAAGTATGGTCTGCTGACTTCAACGACCCCGACAATTTCTTCTATACCTTCTTCGCTCCGAGGAACACTGTCGCTCGCTCGTTTAACTACGAAAGCCAGGAGGTATTCGATGCGCTCGAAAAGGGGCGTTCCCTTTCAAATCAAGGAGAGCGCTGCGAGCTTTACAGAAAGTTGGAGCAAGTGATCGTTCAAAGGGATGCCGCATGGGTGCCGCTCTTCTCCCTGGAACACGTTTACGTCCTCCAGCCTAGGGTCAAAAATTTCGTGGCGCCGTGGAACGGCTGGAGTGATATGTCCTACTACGATATACGTTTGGAGGATTAA
- a CDS encoding aldo/keto reductase, whose amino-acid sequence MDKIVLGRTGLEVSRMGFGCIPIMRLKKEEAVALLRYAYDHGVTLFDTANAYADSEEKVGDAFHGMRDKVVIATKTTKRDAAGAMEHLELSLRKLRTDYIDIYQLHQVSKENEWKEITGPNGAMEAILKAQDEGKIRHIGFTSHNLNIAIKIAKTGQFATVQFPFNLIESDPEKELFPLARELNMGILAMKPLGGGALDDGKLAIKFILQSKGVVPIPGFDATWQVDQAISTSQENPGEFTGEELDAIERYRKELGKEFCRRCEYCQPCPQGVEITSAMQYELVSRKMPPETLLSFSGPAMETVQNCIECGTCIERCPYNLSIPQVIKRNYDLYKRHLEEAKRK is encoded by the coding sequence GTGGACAAAATCGTCTTAGGGCGGACGGGTCTTGAGGTGTCGCGGATGGGTTTTGGCTGTATACCGATCATGCGCTTGAAAAAAGAGGAAGCGGTGGCTTTGCTTCGCTATGCTTATGACCATGGCGTAACGCTTTTCGACACGGCCAATGCGTATGCCGACAGCGAGGAGAAGGTTGGAGATGCATTTCATGGCATGCGCGACAAAGTAGTCATAGCCACTAAGACCACAAAGCGGGATGCAGCAGGAGCCATGGAACATTTGGAGCTATCTTTGCGGAAGTTGCGCACCGACTATATTGATATATATCAGCTTCACCAGGTATCTAAGGAGAACGAATGGAAGGAGATCACCGGGCCGAACGGAGCAATGGAAGCTATATTGAAGGCTCAAGATGAGGGGAAGATCCGCCACATCGGGTTTACGTCTCATAACCTGAATATTGCGATCAAGATCGCAAAGACGGGGCAGTTTGCCACAGTTCAATTTCCCTTCAACCTTATAGAGAGCGATCCAGAGAAGGAGCTCTTCCCGCTCGCAAGAGAGCTCAACATGGGGATCCTCGCCATGAAACCTCTCGGCGGAGGAGCCTTGGACGACGGGAAGCTGGCTATAAAGTTCATTCTACAGAGTAAAGGTGTCGTCCCGATTCCCGGTTTCGATGCCACTTGGCAGGTTGATCAGGCAATTTCAACCTCGCAGGAAAATCCTGGCGAGTTTACCGGAGAAGAGCTCGACGCTATAGAGCGATATCGAAAGGAACTGGGCAAGGAGTTCTGTCGCCGCTGCGAATACTGCCAACCGTGCCCTCAAGGGGTTGAGATAACCTCTGCCATGCAATACGAGCTCGTGTCCAGAAAGATGCCGCCGGAGACGCTACTTTCCTTCTCCGGCCCGGCTATGGAAACGGTGCAGAATTGTATAGAGTGCGGTACGTGTATAGAGCGCTGTCCCTATAATCTATCCATACCTCAGGTCATAAAGAGAAACTATGATCTCTATAAGAGACACCTTGAGGAAGCTAAACGCAAATAG
- the rpmG gene encoding 50S ribosomal protein L33: MADIIGLQCSECKRRNYTTTINKKKSKKLEKKKYCPWCGHHTLHKDTK, translated from the coding sequence ATGGCAGATATCATAGGGTTGCAGTGTTCTGAGTGCAAGCGGCGCAATTATACAACTACCATCAACAAGAAAAAAAGCAAAAAGCTTGAGAAGAAAAAGTATTGCCCTTGGTGCGGACATCATACCTTGCACAAGGATACGAAATAG
- a CDS encoding molybdopterin-dependent oxidoreductase, with protein sequence MANVSLEINGDTYEVDVEPDTPLLWVIREHLGLTGTKYGCGIGRCGTCTVLVDGKARRSCQMPVKQAQGKKIVTIEGIPEDHPIKRAWVAEQVPQCGYCQPGQIVQAVALLSENPNPSDADIERSMRGVLCRCGTYRRIKRAIRRAAEGDLPLSEGVISSKSVGADSLFIGLLPTPPGGVPVMAKTKDSWIKISPDGIITVVIPKSEMGQGVATSLPMIVADELGAEWEKVRVEFALAGDSYKDPVRGVQITGGSTSVRNLFVPLRKLAAAARTMLVRAAAQSWGVPEGECHAFGGKVIHKPTGRALSFGELASKASNLEVPQDPTLKGEGEFIFIGKGVPRADIPDKVNGRTRFGIDSFHDGMLYASVVRPPAYGAKPASYDPKKAADIPGVRSVVPITSGIAVCADSIEAAWKGRKALEVQWSDGNWPQWNDDHLNDALMKHLESNGVIAKNEGSVDEAISGARKKVEATYILPYLSHVPLEPMNALAYVKEDRCDVWASTQAQSLSHIVAAEASGLKMDQVFIHTTYLGGGFGRRLEADFVREAVEISKLVGKPIKLIWTREEDFKNDFYRPVNATSAVGALDADGKLIAWDHKIVAPSIYARVRPQEMAGEIDPPAVEGLVNMDYQVPNFRVHYVPFEAPVPVGFWRSVGSSHNAFTVECFVDELAHASGKDPLEFRLELLEGNYRVQRLLKAVAEDCGWGKSLPEGVGRGLAYHFCFGTHVAQVAEVSVDKGTGTVKVHRIFCAVDCGKVVHPDIARAQIEGGVLMGLSAALKEAVSFDGGGVATSNFDNYDLLRIHEAPEVNVRFVESDAPMGGLGEPGLPPVAPAVANAIFAASGARVRHLPITPEAVLEALKKK encoded by the coding sequence ATGGCCAACGTTAGTTTGGAGATAAACGGAGATACCTACGAGGTGGACGTCGAGCCAGACACTCCGCTTTTATGGGTCATAAGGGAGCACCTTGGGCTCACCGGAACCAAATACGGCTGCGGCATAGGCAGATGCGGGACGTGCACGGTGCTCGTGGACGGCAAGGCCAGGCGTTCGTGCCAGATGCCGGTGAAACAGGCCCAGGGAAAGAAGATCGTCACGATCGAAGGCATCCCCGAGGACCATCCTATAAAAAGGGCATGGGTGGCCGAGCAAGTGCCTCAGTGCGGATATTGTCAACCAGGACAGATCGTTCAGGCTGTGGCTCTCCTTTCGGAAAACCCGAACCCGAGCGATGCCGATATAGAGCGGTCCATGCGGGGGGTGCTCTGCCGCTGCGGCACTTACCGGCGCATAAAACGAGCAATCCGCCGGGCGGCGGAGGGCGACTTGCCTCTCTCCGAGGGCGTTATTTCGAGCAAGTCTGTCGGGGCGGATAGCCTTTTCATCGGGCTTTTGCCGACTCCTCCGGGTGGTGTGCCCGTGATGGCAAAGACGAAGGATTCGTGGATAAAAATCTCGCCGGACGGCATTATAACGGTAGTCATACCAAAATCCGAAATGGGACAAGGCGTTGCAACTTCCCTCCCCATGATAGTAGCTGATGAGTTAGGCGCCGAGTGGGAAAAGGTTAGAGTGGAGTTCGCCCTTGCCGGAGACAGCTACAAAGACCCGGTTCGGGGCGTGCAGATAACCGGCGGCAGCACGTCCGTTCGAAATCTCTTTGTCCCTTTGAGGAAACTCGCGGCGGCAGCGAGAACTATGCTCGTTAGAGCCGCAGCGCAGTCGTGGGGGGTGCCAGAAGGAGAATGCCACGCATTTGGCGGTAAAGTGATTCACAAGCCAACGGGACGCGCGCTCTCTTTTGGCGAACTCGCCTCAAAAGCTTCTAACCTTGAGGTGCCTCAGGACCCAACCCTCAAAGGCGAGGGAGAGTTTATCTTTATAGGCAAAGGTGTTCCTCGCGCAGACATACCAGACAAGGTAAACGGCAGGACGCGTTTCGGCATAGACTCCTTCCACGACGGGATGCTATACGCTTCGGTGGTACGCCCACCAGCTTACGGCGCCAAGCCCGCATCTTACGATCCCAAGAAGGCCGCTGACATTCCGGGCGTGCGATCAGTTGTGCCGATAACGAGCGGAATCGCGGTATGCGCCGATTCCATCGAGGCGGCATGGAAAGGACGCAAGGCCTTGGAGGTCCAGTGGAGCGATGGCAACTGGCCCCAGTGGAACGACGATCACCTAAACGATGCACTCATGAAGCATCTTGAGTCCAACGGAGTCATCGCTAAGAACGAAGGCTCTGTCGATGAAGCTATCTCCGGTGCGCGCAAGAAAGTGGAAGCGACGTATATCCTTCCCTATCTCTCGCATGTACCTCTCGAGCCTATGAACGCCTTGGCTTACGTCAAAGAAGACAGGTGCGACGTATGGGCGTCAACCCAAGCACAGAGCCTATCTCATATCGTAGCTGCCGAAGCCTCAGGGCTCAAAATGGATCAGGTTTTTATCCACACGACCTACCTCGGAGGCGGCTTTGGCAGGAGGCTTGAGGCCGATTTCGTCCGCGAGGCGGTAGAAATTTCAAAACTCGTCGGGAAGCCGATTAAACTCATATGGACACGGGAGGAAGATTTCAAAAACGACTTCTACCGCCCGGTCAACGCAACTTCCGCCGTAGGGGCCTTGGATGCCGACGGAAAGCTCATCGCCTGGGACCACAAAATAGTCGCGCCCTCCATTTATGCCCGCGTTCGCCCGCAGGAGATGGCGGGCGAAATCGACCCGCCGGCTGTCGAGGGGCTCGTCAATATGGACTACCAGGTGCCTAACTTCAGGGTGCATTACGTGCCTTTTGAAGCACCAGTGCCGGTGGGTTTCTGGCGTTCGGTGGGCAGTTCTCACAACGCTTTCACTGTGGAGTGCTTCGTCGATGAGCTGGCTCACGCATCGGGCAAAGATCCGCTGGAATTTCGTCTCGAGCTTTTGGAGGGAAATTACCGAGTCCAGAGGCTTCTCAAGGCGGTGGCGGAAGATTGCGGGTGGGGTAAGTCCCTGCCCGAAGGCGTGGGGCGCGGGCTTGCTTATCACTTCTGCTTCGGCACTCACGTAGCACAAGTCGCGGAGGTTTCAGTCGATAAGGGAACGGGAACGGTGAAAGTTCACCGCATCTTCTGCGCAGTAGATTGTGGCAAGGTGGTTCATCCCGATATCGCAAGGGCTCAGATAGAGGGAGGCGTGCTCATGGGGCTCTCCGCGGCGCTCAAAGAAGCCGTCTCGTTCGATGGTGGCGGAGTTGCCACTTCCAACTTCGATAATTACGACCTCTTGAGGATCCATGAGGCGCCAGAGGTGAATGTGCGCTTTGTGGAGAGCGATGCCCCTATGGGCGGCCTTGGCGAGCCCGGCCTACCCCCTGTGGCCCCGGCTGTGGCTAACGCGATATTCGCTGCCTCCGGAGCGCGAGTGCGCCACTTGCCAATCACGCCCGAAGCCGTCCTTGAAGCTTTAAAAAAGAAGTAG
- a CDS encoding rhodanese-like domain-containing protein, whose protein sequence is MAEKINPQTAREAVQSGKALLVCAYSDEERCKSMRLEGAMSLKELRAKEAELKKDQEIIFYCG, encoded by the coding sequence ATGGCAGAAAAGATCAACCCCCAAACGGCAAGGGAAGCTGTGCAATCCGGCAAGGCACTATTGGTATGCGCTTATAGCGACGAAGAGCGGTGCAAGAGCATGCGCCTCGAGGGTGCTATGTCTCTTAAGGAATTGCGCGCCAAAGAAGCCGAGCTAAAGAAGGACCAGGAGATCATTTTCTACTGCGGTTGA